A region of Ornithodoros turicata isolate Travis chromosome 5, ASM3712646v1, whole genome shotgun sequence DNA encodes the following proteins:
- the LOC135396207 gene encoding uncharacterized protein LOC135396207 isoform X1: MYTVVVVLAQKSGMHVVRVLLILLAWRARQQTVSSKPLRRKAADLEMDAPQLKRPPRIFKTDIQESLQWRMENSAGKRQAREEVLFVHKPTPAPTYYTAKHKTSKRCSDDFDCMRVLGQVCNIEKQGSTGTCQCPDSTPVHVVEHDQPRCVSARLIFEDCADTAECAFLNPYVECVNQICTCSPPNVMKRKDLCIPASASNTTSQAANVFAILLMSIGAIGGIVALVARIIIGKEGRHQDSDEEPHGSYRRQRHTDDPPMVLLSKGIKRIFNDCKDKIQDMVLRKPVLSPQMQSLIEIRPTRPTRTSHESTVVVDVHVPYEPLDFEDIASLESDLRRATRLLSQETSPTTANTSLRATTSHRAKISEKSVEPLQQTSPVTTPNMATSMDSQRQAGDVVVPHIEHAEVNADPPSPKHGDDEKRRDFNLNADLEHIMRIVIDQLSNPQSSPAGLRRIEGDERRVEVDAGTFSDTVRAVYSRTLLKLRQKLHTMAAQEAPSVDQVSFGDPCRSSSAIPRNKTVELLPSLDKGCGEAKGKTYADVSTLCRILTPHSVSKDPRKRIRISDTFSEHRVGRNFPEPPVYGVPRLQTHQSTPATIDAFPVTQTPDRLPKRCYLLRDERQDNAATESFHSCSDPNRFMRQRKFIPTTTLPISDSAKLVLEPISSDVDLHNPPRDSLKAYLAGKVPTVATADCPSVNDSLQNNGEVDRTQPGVGGFTKMVHPRVHYIDSDNALQVREETSLCTIPKKLLKMPPKIVLSPIEDEVAGLEVEEETPLLNLRTVTKKKRNKSILLPPYSRKKADLQDRTQDSSFSLSRLELGSDMPNASMTRLLNRSRTSIHGWGRKAALQKVDACDRTPVEESTILCSSGPSSEVKEYAHSFHVTEIRTGTAAAYVDPTSSSPPSDIQSPALFLLNAPRQDMACSKVEEIVEKNLQTVASSAILNDATPKLPPRQKACEEVKLTITENDIIQCLNRVVGPNRAIAVEDNRKFPEAKATQEAVCGYDLMQDVLLNEDVLSTSDISKVDIHPKGNSTAPKADLEAFSQPLSRLRRGDLKNILKEILEEEYAHVLQLATHGVQSIQSTTAPPVPFEHENLPALTHEPLTKTSRENSGTSTGKTLIAPESPSTNSVKPECEFTTARSSGEANTADGFDLQPSSGTRKTSSFSKDSPGQTTTTATTADNTVTQETSSISTRRFYTELSFPEVGIDSMPIHGADGDGPGSETSSSEDTTTVAIATTETTEDSLDQGGHVHLEEKEMTKFLSQVTVVNSSESNIGSNDCRKTRRSVDTRFPFSPRKRRPSEDHRDQDTKTMSWVPPIPKLLLKEYRKNVLKNAAGVQQMTPEVTPSQHHTREGAIGNIVPVEETTSSPPDGNTARSVEPLREGYRDAESTYANYTSTGVAVVRFSPASGSKTDDSREGGQRDRKSGTINAKRTRPKSASFHGILPSDRLGSVDGERALVPRSKSYTEYWLKTVSLYKEVSTCQISPSTDSSGDIMETESMAHVLHGLHDTRQGATLEEIDLENFIRENQMNPLLKTFLYMHNTAYQTSVTRDTPKSTTYVSYDLQGTPISSNFPQPYEPNEIIPKTDSPTSLEIKQPNIETDRKKSSSLQPSADYRIIPAPPMCDSTSEATVILECDRGRRFYDAERQSEIFSPNTATTIAEQASFEDSSSSGPPKSLKKTLRKTAPYRTPFPLCSSSRSSAVAPISLRMLRRTNSTEYMTSSMTQGRSRIGHSVEEEKPLKKCVSALSYLEKNRLWKPDSLPFQQWLNAARRASLRPGDGGTVLDESGRPSSQDMITSSESSEEEEMHSLASTTMQSYTNEEGTEDEEIF, encoded by the exons ATGtacactgttgttgttgtacttgcGCAGAAATCGGGAATGCATGTTGTGCGCGTTCTTCTGATCCTTCTCGCTTGGAGGGCAAGGCAGCAGACTGTGTCTTCGAAACCCTTACGTCGGAAGGCAGCAGATCTCGAGATGGATGCCCCGCAATTGAAGCGCCCGCCTCGCAT TTTTAAAACTGATATTCAAGAGAGCCTCCAATGGCGAATGGAGAATTCTGCGGGGAAGCGACAGGCGAGGGAAGAAGTTCTCTTCGTCCATAAACCAACTCCTGCGCCAACTTATT ATACTGCGAAGCACAAGACAAGCAAGCGGTGCTCGGACGACTTCGACTGCATGCGAGTCTTGGGCCAGGTGTGCAACATCGAGAAGCAAGGCTCGACGGGAACCTGTCAGTGCCCGGACAGCACACCTGTTCATGTAGTGGAGCACGACCAGCCAAGATGTGTCTCTG CTCGCCTGATCTTTGAGGACTGCGCGGACACCGCCGAATGTGCGTTCCTCAACCCTTATGTGGAATGTGTGAACCAGATCTGCACCTGCTCGCCACCGAACGTTATGAAACGGAAGGACCTGTGCATCCCAG CTTCAGCATCCAATACTACTTCCCAGGCGGCCAACGTGTTCGCCATACTTCTCATGAGCATCGGAGCTATCGGAGGCATTGTAGCTCTTGTGGCCAG GATCATAATTGGCAAAGAAGGCCGACACCAGGATAGCGACGAAGAGCCACATGGTAGTTATCGGAGGCAACGCCACACGGATGATCCTCCGATGGTCCTGTTAAGCAAAGGAATCAAGCGCATCTTCAATGACTGCAAAGATAAGATACAAGATATGGTACTTCGAAAGCCCGTGCTCTCTCCGCAGATGCAAAGTCTAATCGAAATCCGGCCTACCAGGCCTACCAGAACCTCCCATGAGAGCACGGTTGTGGTCGACGTCCACGTGCCATACGAACCGTTGGACTTTGAGGACATAGCTTCGTTGGAATCTGACCTTCGCAGAGCAACGCGACTGCTTTCTCAAGAAACGTCTCCAACAACAGCAAATACTTCACTTAGAGCGACAACGTCACACAGGGCGAAGATTTCTGAGAAATCAGTCGAACCGTTGCAACAGACCTCCCCAGTTACCACTCCAAACATGGCGACATCTATGGATTCTCAACGGCAAGCTGGCGATGTTGTTGTGCCGCATATTGAACACGCCGAAGTGAATGCGGACCCACCATCGCCAAAGCACGGAGACGACGAGAAAAGGCGAGACTTCAACTTGAACGCGGACCTAGAACACATTATGAGGATAGTTATAGACCAGCTCTCAAACCCGCAAAGCAGCCCAGCTGGGCTCCGCAGAATCGAAGGAGACGAACGCAGAGTAGAAGTTGACGCGGGCACGTTTTCTGATACAGTCCGAGCCGTGTATTCTCGAACTCTCCTCAAGCTACGCCAGAAGCTACACACTATGGCGGCGCAGGAAGCCCCCAGCGTTGACCAAGTGTCTTTCGGAGATCCCTGTCGGTCGTCCAGCGCTATTCCAAGAAATAAAACCGTGGAGCTGCTTCCTTCTCTCGATAAAGGGTGCGGCGAAGCGAAAGGCAAAACGTACGCGGATGTGTCCACCCTATGTCGAATTCTAACTCCACACTCTGTCTCGAAGGATCCACGTAAGCGAATTCGAATAAGCGATACGTTCTCCGAACATCGGGTCGGTAGAAATTTTCCGGAGCCTCCAGTCTATGGTGTTCCTCGCTTGCAGACTCATCAAAGCACCCCTGCAACCATCGATGCTTTTCCTGTTACACAGACACCCGATCGTCTTCCAAAAAGGTGTTACCTTCTTAGAGACGAACGACAAGATAATGCGGCGACCGAATCTTTTCACTCTTGTTCCGACCCCAATCGTTTTATGAGACAACGTAAGTTCATTCCGACGACGACCCTGCCGATATCAGATTCGGCAAAACTGGTTCTGGAGCCGATTTCGAGTGATGTGGACCTTCACAATCCTCCTAGGGATAGTCTGAAGGCGTACCTTGCAGGCAAGGTTCCGACGGTAGCTACTGCTGATTGTCCCTCGGTAAACGATTCCTTGCAAAACAATGGGGAGGTTGATAGAACACAGCCAGGTGTTGGTGGATTCACAAAAATGGTACACCCAAGGGTACACTACATTGACTCTGACAATGCCTTGCAAGTCAGGGAAGAAACCTCGCTTTGCACTATACCGAAGAAACTTCTTAAGATGCCACCTAAAATCGTTTTATCCCCGATAGAAGACGAGGTCGCAGGTCTGGAAGTCGAAGAAGAAACACCACTACTGAACCTGAGAACTGTaaccaaaaagaaaaggaacaagtCAATTCTTCTACCTCCTTATTCAAGAAAGAAAGCAGACTTACAAGATCGCACACAAGATAGTTCATTTTCGTTGTCACGACTGGAACTAGGGTCAGACATGCCTAATGCGTCGATGACGAGGCTTCTCAATAGGTCCCGTACGTCCATTCATGGTTGGGGTCGCAAAGCCGCGCTGCAGAAAGTGGACGCTTGTGACAGAACCCCCGTTGAAGAAAGCACTATTCTGTGCTCTTCGGGGCCTTCGAGTGAAGTGAAAGAATATGCGCATTCCTTCCATGTAACAGAAATTAGGACAGGCACTGCTGCCGCATACGTAGATCCCACCTCAAGTAGCCCACCGTCAGATATTCAATCTCCTGCCCTGTTTCTGTTAAATGCACCAAGACAAGATATGGCATGCAGCAAAGTTGAAGAGATCGTTGAGAAGAACCTCCAAACAGTCGCATCGTCCGCGATACTAAATGACGCTACACCTAAGTTGCCTCCACGTCAAAAGGCATGCGAAGAGGTCAAGTTGACAATCACCGAGAACGACATCATCCAGTGCTTAAACAGAGTCGTAGGACCAAACCGAGCCATAGCTGTAGAAGACAACAGGAAGTTCCCGGAAGCAAAAGCTACGCAGGAGGCTGTGTGCGGTTACGACTTGATGCAAGACGTGCTTTTGAACGAGGACGTCCTCAGTACCAGTGACATTTCCAAAGTTGACATTCATCCCAAAGGAAATTCCACCGCGCCTAAAGCTGATCTGGAAGCATTCAGCCAGCCACTTTCGCGCCTACGAAGAGGCGACTTGAAAAATATCCTAAAGGAAATTTTGGAAGAAGAGTACGCCCATGTTCTTCAGCTCGCAACACATGGGGTGCAGTCGATCCAGAGCACAACGGCTCCTCCGGTGCCTTTCGAACACGAAAACTTGCCAGCGCTCACCCATGAGCCATTGACAAAGACGAGTAGGGAAAACTCTGGTACTTCGACAGGAAAAACACTTATTGCTCCAGAATCACCATCAACGAACTCTGTTAAACCAGAGTGTGAATTTACAACTGCGCGGTCGAGCGGTGAAGCTAACACAGCGGATGGATTCGACCTGCAGCCGTCATCAGGAACTCGGAAAACTTCTTCATTTTCGAAAGACTCACCTGGACAAACGACGACCACGGCTACGACAGCTGACAACACGGTTACGCAAGAGACATCGTCTATATCAACGAGAAGGTTCTACACGGAATTAAGCTTCCCAGAGGTCGGCATAGACTCGATGCCTATTCATGGAGCTGATGGTGACGGCCCTGGGAGTGAGACTTCGTCGTCAGAGGATACCACCACGGTTGCAATTGCGACGACTGAGACGACGGAAGATAGTTTGGATCAAGGCGGTCATGTTCACTTGGAAGAGAAAGAAATGACGAAGTTCTTATCTCAAGTTACTGTCGTTAATTCATCAGAATCTAATATAGGGTCTAACGATTGCAGAAAAACTCGTCGTTCTGTTGATACCCGATTTCCATTTAGCCCGAGAAAGCGACGACCATCTGAAGATCATCGAGATCAAGACACTAAAACGATGAGCTGGGTCCCTCCGATTCCTAAATTGCTCCTAAAAGAATACAGGAAAAATGTTCTCAAGAACGCAGCAGGAGTACAACAGATGACACCCGAAGTGACACCCTCTCAACACCACACGCGCGAAGGCGCGATTGGAAATATCGTACCTGTGGAGGAAACGACGTCTTCTCCTCCTGACGGCAACACCGCGAGATCGGTTGAGCCACTTCGTGAAGGATATCGTGACGCCGAGAGCACATATGCAAACTACACCAGCACGGGAGTTGCAGTCGTGAGATTCTCGCCCGCATCTGGCAGCAAAACTGATGACTCGAGAGAAGGTGGACAAAGAGACCGGAAAA GTGGCACCATCAACGCAAAACGAACAAGGCCGAAATCTGCGTCGTTCCACGGCATCCTTCCGTCCGACAGATTAGGCAGCgttgacggtgaacgtgctcttgtCCCTCGTTCCAAGTCATATACAGAATACTGGCTGAAGACTGTTTCTCTCTACAAAGAAGTCTCAACCTGCCAAATCTCACCTTCAACGGATTCTTCGGGTGACATTATGGAAACCGAATCCATGGCTCATGTGCTGCATGGCTTGCACGACACAAGACAGGGAGCAACGTTGGAGGAGATCGACCTCGAAAACTTCATCCGCGAAAACCAGATGAATCCACTTCTGAAGACCTTCTTGTACATGCATAATACTGCGTACCAGACATCTGTAACGCGGGATACACCCAAATCAACCACGTACGTGAGCTACGACTTACAAGGTACTCCCATTTCTTCCAATTTCCCGCAACCATATGAACCGAACGAGATTATACCGAAGACAGACTCCCCTACTTCACTAGAAATTAAGCAACCAAATATCGAAACTGACAGGAAGAAATCATCCAGTTTGCAGCCCAGCGCAGACTACCGCATTATTCCCGCTCCTCCAATGTGCGACAGTACGTCGGAGGCAACAGTCATTCTCGAGTGCGACCGGGGCAGGCGCTTTTATGATGCCGAACGTCAGAGTGAAATATTCTCACCCAACACTGCAACCACCATCGCAGAGCAAGCCAGTTTCGAAGACAGCTCTAGCAGCGGTCCTCCAAAATCGCTCAAGAAAACGCTGCGAAAGACGGCGCCGTACCGTACGCCGTTCCCTCTGTGCAGCAGTTCGCGGTCGAGCGCCGTGGCTCCGATCAGTCTGAGAATGTTGAGACGTACGAactcgacggaatacatgacgtCGTCTATGACGCAAGGTCGTAGCCGAATAGGGCATTCCGTCGAAGAGGAAAAACCGTTGAAGAAGTGCGTGAGCGCCCTTTCGTACCTTGAGAAAAACCGTCTTTGGAAACCGGATTCCTTGCCCTTTCAGCAGTGGCTGAACGCGGCCAGGAGGGCGTCGTTAAGGCCTGGCGATGGAGGGACTGTCCTGGATGAGTCGGGACGCCCGTCTTCGCAAGATATGATAACGTCGAGCGAGTCGTCAGAGGAGGAAGAGATGCATAGCTTGGCGTCTACTACGATGCAGAGTTATACGAACGAAGAAGGTACGGAAGACGAAGAAATATTTtga
- the LOC135396207 gene encoding uncharacterized protein LOC135396207 isoform X2 — protein sequence MYTVVVVLAQKSGMHVVRVLLILLAWRARQQTVSSKPLRRKAADLEMDAPQLKRPPRIFKTDIQESLQWRMENSAGKRQAREEVLFVHKPTPAPTYYTAKHKTSKRCSDDFDCMRVLGQVCNIEKQGSTGTCQCPDSTPVHVVEHDQPRCVSARLIFEDCADTAECAFLNPYVECVNQICTCSPPNVMKRKDLCIPASNTTSQAANVFAILLMSIGAIGGIVALVARIIIGKEGRHQDSDEEPHGSYRRQRHTDDPPMVLLSKGIKRIFNDCKDKIQDMVLRKPVLSPQMQSLIEIRPTRPTRTSHESTVVVDVHVPYEPLDFEDIASLESDLRRATRLLSQETSPTTANTSLRATTSHRAKISEKSVEPLQQTSPVTTPNMATSMDSQRQAGDVVVPHIEHAEVNADPPSPKHGDDEKRRDFNLNADLEHIMRIVIDQLSNPQSSPAGLRRIEGDERRVEVDAGTFSDTVRAVYSRTLLKLRQKLHTMAAQEAPSVDQVSFGDPCRSSSAIPRNKTVELLPSLDKGCGEAKGKTYADVSTLCRILTPHSVSKDPRKRIRISDTFSEHRVGRNFPEPPVYGVPRLQTHQSTPATIDAFPVTQTPDRLPKRCYLLRDERQDNAATESFHSCSDPNRFMRQRKFIPTTTLPISDSAKLVLEPISSDVDLHNPPRDSLKAYLAGKVPTVATADCPSVNDSLQNNGEVDRTQPGVGGFTKMVHPRVHYIDSDNALQVREETSLCTIPKKLLKMPPKIVLSPIEDEVAGLEVEEETPLLNLRTVTKKKRNKSILLPPYSRKKADLQDRTQDSSFSLSRLELGSDMPNASMTRLLNRSRTSIHGWGRKAALQKVDACDRTPVEESTILCSSGPSSEVKEYAHSFHVTEIRTGTAAAYVDPTSSSPPSDIQSPALFLLNAPRQDMACSKVEEIVEKNLQTVASSAILNDATPKLPPRQKACEEVKLTITENDIIQCLNRVVGPNRAIAVEDNRKFPEAKATQEAVCGYDLMQDVLLNEDVLSTSDISKVDIHPKGNSTAPKADLEAFSQPLSRLRRGDLKNILKEILEEEYAHVLQLATHGVQSIQSTTAPPVPFEHENLPALTHEPLTKTSRENSGTSTGKTLIAPESPSTNSVKPECEFTTARSSGEANTADGFDLQPSSGTRKTSSFSKDSPGQTTTTATTADNTVTQETSSISTRRFYTELSFPEVGIDSMPIHGADGDGPGSETSSSEDTTTVAIATTETTEDSLDQGGHVHLEEKEMTKFLSQVTVVNSSESNIGSNDCRKTRRSVDTRFPFSPRKRRPSEDHRDQDTKTMSWVPPIPKLLLKEYRKNVLKNAAGVQQMTPEVTPSQHHTREGAIGNIVPVEETTSSPPDGNTARSVEPLREGYRDAESTYANYTSTGVAVVRFSPASGSKTDDSREGGQRDRKSGTINAKRTRPKSASFHGILPSDRLGSVDGERALVPRSKSYTEYWLKTVSLYKEVSTCQISPSTDSSGDIMETESMAHVLHGLHDTRQGATLEEIDLENFIRENQMNPLLKTFLYMHNTAYQTSVTRDTPKSTTYVSYDLQGTPISSNFPQPYEPNEIIPKTDSPTSLEIKQPNIETDRKKSSSLQPSADYRIIPAPPMCDSTSEATVILECDRGRRFYDAERQSEIFSPNTATTIAEQASFEDSSSSGPPKSLKKTLRKTAPYRTPFPLCSSSRSSAVAPISLRMLRRTNSTEYMTSSMTQGRSRIGHSVEEEKPLKKCVSALSYLEKNRLWKPDSLPFQQWLNAARRASLRPGDGGTVLDESGRPSSQDMITSSESSEEEEMHSLASTTMQSYTNEEGTEDEEIF from the exons ATGtacactgttgttgttgtacttgcGCAGAAATCGGGAATGCATGTTGTGCGCGTTCTTCTGATCCTTCTCGCTTGGAGGGCAAGGCAGCAGACTGTGTCTTCGAAACCCTTACGTCGGAAGGCAGCAGATCTCGAGATGGATGCCCCGCAATTGAAGCGCCCGCCTCGCAT TTTTAAAACTGATATTCAAGAGAGCCTCCAATGGCGAATGGAGAATTCTGCGGGGAAGCGACAGGCGAGGGAAGAAGTTCTCTTCGTCCATAAACCAACTCCTGCGCCAACTTATT ATACTGCGAAGCACAAGACAAGCAAGCGGTGCTCGGACGACTTCGACTGCATGCGAGTCTTGGGCCAGGTGTGCAACATCGAGAAGCAAGGCTCGACGGGAACCTGTCAGTGCCCGGACAGCACACCTGTTCATGTAGTGGAGCACGACCAGCCAAGATGTGTCTCTG CTCGCCTGATCTTTGAGGACTGCGCGGACACCGCCGAATGTGCGTTCCTCAACCCTTATGTGGAATGTGTGAACCAGATCTGCACCTGCTCGCCACCGAACGTTATGAAACGGAAGGACCTGTGCATCCCAG CATCCAATACTACTTCCCAGGCGGCCAACGTGTTCGCCATACTTCTCATGAGCATCGGAGCTATCGGAGGCATTGTAGCTCTTGTGGCCAG GATCATAATTGGCAAAGAAGGCCGACACCAGGATAGCGACGAAGAGCCACATGGTAGTTATCGGAGGCAACGCCACACGGATGATCCTCCGATGGTCCTGTTAAGCAAAGGAATCAAGCGCATCTTCAATGACTGCAAAGATAAGATACAAGATATGGTACTTCGAAAGCCCGTGCTCTCTCCGCAGATGCAAAGTCTAATCGAAATCCGGCCTACCAGGCCTACCAGAACCTCCCATGAGAGCACGGTTGTGGTCGACGTCCACGTGCCATACGAACCGTTGGACTTTGAGGACATAGCTTCGTTGGAATCTGACCTTCGCAGAGCAACGCGACTGCTTTCTCAAGAAACGTCTCCAACAACAGCAAATACTTCACTTAGAGCGACAACGTCACACAGGGCGAAGATTTCTGAGAAATCAGTCGAACCGTTGCAACAGACCTCCCCAGTTACCACTCCAAACATGGCGACATCTATGGATTCTCAACGGCAAGCTGGCGATGTTGTTGTGCCGCATATTGAACACGCCGAAGTGAATGCGGACCCACCATCGCCAAAGCACGGAGACGACGAGAAAAGGCGAGACTTCAACTTGAACGCGGACCTAGAACACATTATGAGGATAGTTATAGACCAGCTCTCAAACCCGCAAAGCAGCCCAGCTGGGCTCCGCAGAATCGAAGGAGACGAACGCAGAGTAGAAGTTGACGCGGGCACGTTTTCTGATACAGTCCGAGCCGTGTATTCTCGAACTCTCCTCAAGCTACGCCAGAAGCTACACACTATGGCGGCGCAGGAAGCCCCCAGCGTTGACCAAGTGTCTTTCGGAGATCCCTGTCGGTCGTCCAGCGCTATTCCAAGAAATAAAACCGTGGAGCTGCTTCCTTCTCTCGATAAAGGGTGCGGCGAAGCGAAAGGCAAAACGTACGCGGATGTGTCCACCCTATGTCGAATTCTAACTCCACACTCTGTCTCGAAGGATCCACGTAAGCGAATTCGAATAAGCGATACGTTCTCCGAACATCGGGTCGGTAGAAATTTTCCGGAGCCTCCAGTCTATGGTGTTCCTCGCTTGCAGACTCATCAAAGCACCCCTGCAACCATCGATGCTTTTCCTGTTACACAGACACCCGATCGTCTTCCAAAAAGGTGTTACCTTCTTAGAGACGAACGACAAGATAATGCGGCGACCGAATCTTTTCACTCTTGTTCCGACCCCAATCGTTTTATGAGACAACGTAAGTTCATTCCGACGACGACCCTGCCGATATCAGATTCGGCAAAACTGGTTCTGGAGCCGATTTCGAGTGATGTGGACCTTCACAATCCTCCTAGGGATAGTCTGAAGGCGTACCTTGCAGGCAAGGTTCCGACGGTAGCTACTGCTGATTGTCCCTCGGTAAACGATTCCTTGCAAAACAATGGGGAGGTTGATAGAACACAGCCAGGTGTTGGTGGATTCACAAAAATGGTACACCCAAGGGTACACTACATTGACTCTGACAATGCCTTGCAAGTCAGGGAAGAAACCTCGCTTTGCACTATACCGAAGAAACTTCTTAAGATGCCACCTAAAATCGTTTTATCCCCGATAGAAGACGAGGTCGCAGGTCTGGAAGTCGAAGAAGAAACACCACTACTGAACCTGAGAACTGTaaccaaaaagaaaaggaacaagtCAATTCTTCTACCTCCTTATTCAAGAAAGAAAGCAGACTTACAAGATCGCACACAAGATAGTTCATTTTCGTTGTCACGACTGGAACTAGGGTCAGACATGCCTAATGCGTCGATGACGAGGCTTCTCAATAGGTCCCGTACGTCCATTCATGGTTGGGGTCGCAAAGCCGCGCTGCAGAAAGTGGACGCTTGTGACAGAACCCCCGTTGAAGAAAGCACTATTCTGTGCTCTTCGGGGCCTTCGAGTGAAGTGAAAGAATATGCGCATTCCTTCCATGTAACAGAAATTAGGACAGGCACTGCTGCCGCATACGTAGATCCCACCTCAAGTAGCCCACCGTCAGATATTCAATCTCCTGCCCTGTTTCTGTTAAATGCACCAAGACAAGATATGGCATGCAGCAAAGTTGAAGAGATCGTTGAGAAGAACCTCCAAACAGTCGCATCGTCCGCGATACTAAATGACGCTACACCTAAGTTGCCTCCACGTCAAAAGGCATGCGAAGAGGTCAAGTTGACAATCACCGAGAACGACATCATCCAGTGCTTAAACAGAGTCGTAGGACCAAACCGAGCCATAGCTGTAGAAGACAACAGGAAGTTCCCGGAAGCAAAAGCTACGCAGGAGGCTGTGTGCGGTTACGACTTGATGCAAGACGTGCTTTTGAACGAGGACGTCCTCAGTACCAGTGACATTTCCAAAGTTGACATTCATCCCAAAGGAAATTCCACCGCGCCTAAAGCTGATCTGGAAGCATTCAGCCAGCCACTTTCGCGCCTACGAAGAGGCGACTTGAAAAATATCCTAAAGGAAATTTTGGAAGAAGAGTACGCCCATGTTCTTCAGCTCGCAACACATGGGGTGCAGTCGATCCAGAGCACAACGGCTCCTCCGGTGCCTTTCGAACACGAAAACTTGCCAGCGCTCACCCATGAGCCATTGACAAAGACGAGTAGGGAAAACTCTGGTACTTCGACAGGAAAAACACTTATTGCTCCAGAATCACCATCAACGAACTCTGTTAAACCAGAGTGTGAATTTACAACTGCGCGGTCGAGCGGTGAAGCTAACACAGCGGATGGATTCGACCTGCAGCCGTCATCAGGAACTCGGAAAACTTCTTCATTTTCGAAAGACTCACCTGGACAAACGACGACCACGGCTACGACAGCTGACAACACGGTTACGCAAGAGACATCGTCTATATCAACGAGAAGGTTCTACACGGAATTAAGCTTCCCAGAGGTCGGCATAGACTCGATGCCTATTCATGGAGCTGATGGTGACGGCCCTGGGAGTGAGACTTCGTCGTCAGAGGATACCACCACGGTTGCAATTGCGACGACTGAGACGACGGAAGATAGTTTGGATCAAGGCGGTCATGTTCACTTGGAAGAGAAAGAAATGACGAAGTTCTTATCTCAAGTTACTGTCGTTAATTCATCAGAATCTAATATAGGGTCTAACGATTGCAGAAAAACTCGTCGTTCTGTTGATACCCGATTTCCATTTAGCCCGAGAAAGCGACGACCATCTGAAGATCATCGAGATCAAGACACTAAAACGATGAGCTGGGTCCCTCCGATTCCTAAATTGCTCCTAAAAGAATACAGGAAAAATGTTCTCAAGAACGCAGCAGGAGTACAACAGATGACACCCGAAGTGACACCCTCTCAACACCACACGCGCGAAGGCGCGATTGGAAATATCGTACCTGTGGAGGAAACGACGTCTTCTCCTCCTGACGGCAACACCGCGAGATCGGTTGAGCCACTTCGTGAAGGATATCGTGACGCCGAGAGCACATATGCAAACTACACCAGCACGGGAGTTGCAGTCGTGAGATTCTCGCCCGCATCTGGCAGCAAAACTGATGACTCGAGAGAAGGTGGACAAAGAGACCGGAAAA GTGGCACCATCAACGCAAAACGAACAAGGCCGAAATCTGCGTCGTTCCACGGCATCCTTCCGTCCGACAGATTAGGCAGCgttgacggtgaacgtgctcttgtCCCTCGTTCCAAGTCATATACAGAATACTGGCTGAAGACTGTTTCTCTCTACAAAGAAGTCTCAACCTGCCAAATCTCACCTTCAACGGATTCTTCGGGTGACATTATGGAAACCGAATCCATGGCTCATGTGCTGCATGGCTTGCACGACACAAGACAGGGAGCAACGTTGGAGGAGATCGACCTCGAAAACTTCATCCGCGAAAACCAGATGAATCCACTTCTGAAGACCTTCTTGTACATGCATAATACTGCGTACCAGACATCTGTAACGCGGGATACACCCAAATCAACCACGTACGTGAGCTACGACTTACAAGGTACTCCCATTTCTTCCAATTTCCCGCAACCATATGAACCGAACGAGATTATACCGAAGACAGACTCCCCTACTTCACTAGAAATTAAGCAACCAAATATCGAAACTGACAGGAAGAAATCATCCAGTTTGCAGCCCAGCGCAGACTACCGCATTATTCCCGCTCCTCCAATGTGCGACAGTACGTCGGAGGCAACAGTCATTCTCGAGTGCGACCGGGGCAGGCGCTTTTATGATGCCGAACGTCAGAGTGAAATATTCTCACCCAACACTGCAACCACCATCGCAGAGCAAGCCAGTTTCGAAGACAGCTCTAGCAGCGGTCCTCCAAAATCGCTCAAGAAAACGCTGCGAAAGACGGCGCCGTACCGTACGCCGTTCCCTCTGTGCAGCAGTTCGCGGTCGAGCGCCGTGGCTCCGATCAGTCTGAGAATGTTGAGACGTACGAactcgacggaatacatgacgtCGTCTATGACGCAAGGTCGTAGCCGAATAGGGCATTCCGTCGAAGAGGAAAAACCGTTGAAGAAGTGCGTGAGCGCCCTTTCGTACCTTGAGAAAAACCGTCTTTGGAAACCGGATTCCTTGCCCTTTCAGCAGTGGCTGAACGCGGCCAGGAGGGCGTCGTTAAGGCCTGGCGATGGAGGGACTGTCCTGGATGAGTCGGGACGCCCGTCTTCGCAAGATATGATAACGTCGAGCGAGTCGTCAGAGGAGGAAGAGATGCATAGCTTGGCGTCTACTACGATGCAGAGTTATACGAACGAAGAAGGTACGGAAGACGAAGAAATATTTtga